A genomic segment from Gemmatimonadaceae bacterium encodes:
- a CDS encoding DUF2071 domain-containing protein — protein sequence MRAFLTAQWRDLLMVNYAVDPALLLPHVPRGTTLDPWRGDALVSVVGFRFVDTRLLGVPVPFHRTFDEVNLRFYVRRETPTGVRRAVVFVSELVPRRAIAWTARLAYNEPYRALPMRHAITGGDGSRQLRYEWRVGPRWTHVAARTRGPCAPLEPGSDAEFITEHYWGYTRQRDGGTVEYQVAHAPWRVWAADSVELAGDLTGTYGPEFAAVLSGTPHSAFVAEGSPVTVFRPVRLR from the coding sequence ATGCGAGCCTTCCTCACGGCGCAGTGGCGCGACCTCCTGATGGTGAACTACGCGGTCGATCCCGCCCTCCTCCTTCCCCACGTGCCACGTGGCACGACGCTCGACCCCTGGCGGGGCGATGCACTCGTGAGCGTGGTCGGCTTCCGCTTCGTGGACACGCGGCTGCTCGGCGTCCCGGTGCCGTTTCACCGCACGTTCGACGAGGTCAACCTGCGCTTCTACGTGCGGCGCGAGACGCCCACCGGCGTGCGACGCGCCGTCGTGTTCGTGAGCGAGCTGGTGCCGCGTCGCGCCATCGCGTGGACCGCCCGCCTCGCGTACAACGAGCCGTACCGCGCGCTGCCGATGCGTCACGCGATCACCGGCGGAGACGGGTCGCGGCAGCTCCGCTACGAGTGGCGCGTGGGGCCACGGTGGACCCACGTTGCCGCGCGCACACGCGGACCGTGCGCACCACTCGAACCCGGGTCCGATGCCGAGTTCATCACCGAGCACTACTGGGGATACACCCGCCAGCGGGATGGCGGCACCGTGGAGTACCAGGTGGCGCACGCACCGTGGCGGGTCTGGGCCGCCGATTCGGTGGAACTGGCCGGCGACCTCACCGGCACCTACGGGCCGGAGTTCGCCGCGGTGCTGTCGGGCACACCGCACTCGGCCTTCGTGGCGGAGGGGTCGCCCGTGACGGTGTTCCGGCCGGT
- the rsmI gene encoding 16S rRNA (cytidine(1402)-2'-O)-methyltransferase: MTGTLFIVATPIGNRADLTPRAISVLQAATLIVAEDTRHSAPLLAWAGVSTPVRSYHAHNEAEQAPRLVERLVAGDDVALISDAGTPLVSDPGARLVDAAIAAGVPVVPVPGASAILAALVGSGLPATAFTFLGFLPRPATERAAAASAALALPHTAILYEAPPRVGDLLATLAAAGGGARRAVVARELTKLHEEFRRGTVSELAAYYEATPPRGEVVVLIDGAPPVVPDQEGAARRAQSLRAGGQSVRDTVRHLQEEFGVSRNEAYRLAQDA, from the coding sequence ATGACCGGCACGCTCTTCATCGTCGCAACACCCATCGGCAACCGCGCCGACCTCACGCCGCGGGCGATATCGGTCCTGCAGGCGGCGACGCTGATCGTGGCCGAGGACACGAGGCACAGCGCGCCGCTCCTGGCGTGGGCCGGCGTCTCGACGCCGGTGCGCAGCTATCACGCGCACAACGAGGCGGAGCAGGCCCCGCGGCTGGTGGAACGGTTGGTGGCGGGGGACGACGTCGCGCTGATCAGCGATGCCGGGACCCCGCTCGTGTCGGACCCTGGCGCGCGGCTGGTGGACGCCGCGATCGCCGCCGGCGTGCCGGTGGTGCCTGTGCCCGGGGCCTCGGCGATCCTCGCCGCGCTCGTGGGCAGCGGGCTGCCGGCCACTGCCTTCACCTTCCTGGGGTTCCTGCCGCGGCCGGCCACGGAGCGGGCCGCGGCCGCGTCGGCGGCGCTGGCCCTTCCCCACACGGCCATACTCTACGAGGCCCCGCCCCGCGTCGGCGACCTCCTCGCCACGCTCGCCGCCGCCGGCGGCGGGGCGCGACGGGCGGTCGTGGCGCGGGAGCTCACCAAGCTCCACGAGGAGTTCCGTCGCGGAACGGTGTCGGAACTCGCTGCGTACTACGAAGCGACCCCACCACGGGGTGAGGTCGTCGTGCTGATCGATGGGGCGCCCCCCGTGGTGCCGGACCAGGAGGGTGCCGCCCGGCGCGCACAGTCACTGCGGGCCGGTGGCCAGTCGGTCCGTGACACCGTCCGTCACCTGCAGGAGGAGTTCGGCGTGTCGCGAAACGAGGCCTACAGGCTGGCGCAGGACGCATGA
- a CDS encoding DUF4159 domain-containing protein yields the protein MRRALSFGGVVMAALLAGVLARGPAAAHAAKAPDVGARVRIARVHYEGGGDWYANASSLKNLIRAVAERTSLPIDREEHVVTFRDPQLADYQFLHVTGHGTMTMQPDEVTRLRAYLLRGGFMHVDDNYGLDSSFRIVVRQLFPDRPLVDVPLNHPIYRLVYPFPRGVPKIHEHDAKPARGMGIFIGDRLALYYTYQTDLGNGWEDVGTYPTDPPELHEQALRMGVNLVTYAVTSRLQP from the coding sequence ATGAGGCGGGCCCTGTCGTTCGGCGGCGTGGTGATGGCGGCGCTGCTCGCCGGTGTGCTCGCGCGTGGCCCTGCGGCCGCGCACGCCGCGAAGGCGCCGGATGTCGGTGCGCGTGTCCGCATCGCCCGGGTGCACTACGAGGGGGGCGGGGACTGGTACGCCAACGCGTCGAGCCTGAAGAACCTGATCCGGGCCGTGGCCGAGCGGACCTCGCTGCCGATCGACCGCGAGGAGCACGTCGTCACCTTCCGCGACCCGCAACTGGCCGACTACCAGTTCCTGCACGTCACCGGGCACGGCACGATGACGATGCAGCCCGACGAGGTGACGCGCCTGCGCGCCTACCTGCTGCGCGGCGGCTTCATGCACGTGGACGACAACTATGGGCTCGACAGCAGCTTCCGCATCGTGGTGCGGCAGCTCTTCCCCGACCGCCCGCTGGTGGACGTGCCGCTGAACCACCCGATCTACCGGCTGGTGTACCCGTTCCCGCGGGGCGTCCCGAAGATCCACGAACATGACGCGAAGCCCGCGCGCGGCATGGGCATCTTCATCGGTGACCGGCTGGCGCTCTACTACACGTACCAGACGGACCTCGGGAACGGCTGGGAGGACGTGGGGACCTATCCCACCGATCCGCCGGAACTGCACGAACAGGCCCTTCGCATGGGCGTGAACCTCGTCACCTACGCCGTCACCAGCCGCCTGCAGCCATGA